The segment cgttccattcagtcataaatcattcaaacgtaggcctagtgctcgtcatgaaaagaaaacagcagcttaatatttttcaggtgtttaacagtaggcctaggcgcactgtaTCAGTTATGCcgtaggcagtgagattattaggcattgcatcctgtcactctgtttggaacatcgcagttcgggttgataagattcagttaatgcgagtatgggtcgtctcaaagtttgggacaaccaaacagcagagtaggcaaagcaaatcctaattgttaggttaccattgctgtcttttctctaggcctgggcctatcggaaatcgcgacataagctcattggtttcttttttcttttctttcttgttcgcgtgttgggtagtgaagcgatgcatttaaatcaatgtaggcctacatcagagccgatatggccagccCTGATCTGCTGCTCTGTAAGGTAGCCTATTTCGGTCCCAcacaaatttgctgaactacttgcgaagtagcctattcatcacagacatcacatgtatcaccgCACGCtattttctcagcttttaaacgatgttggtggttagttgttgtggtaagcGGTTGagaaaagtagcctaactttaatttaatcatagcCTATTTTCTGCACCCGTCTCCCCTAACCATTCATCTTGGCTTCGCtgaactttccctcaacacatgacaaaccatatatcagaataaacagcagaccttaccgaacacaaaggtgtaattaaagtttaaagttttaattaaagtttaaagcactcccctgtacagttagccattccagagtaatcctgttttaaatttgcagcaatgtctatatgcatgtctccaactttggggttcacaatgtgtttaaattgttcaataggcctatatgattttataacaggccaaatacaaaataaatgttacaaatatcgcctagatagcctatctgtaaacattacaatcagaggatacaTATAGCCTAGGGCAGACCGGCgccatgagttcatgctttgttttatcgctggattttaggatagcctactatggcaaccgattgcattccgagctacagtcaactctagcaggcattaggctacatgactgGAGGGTTgggtgggtgcggatgttaaaaaaccttaacCACGCAACACTCGATCCACACATATCTAGGCAGCTGTGCATGCTGTGAGGATGCCATTGTGCACGCCTATCGCATGGTTTAGACTCGATGATTTCAGTATGTGGGGATTTTTTCGGTCGCAATTGGTTTGCACatttttagaagtggtggggacaaaaTTCAAATTATAAATAGTGGTGGGGACATATCCCACCCGTCCCCACCGTAATCTACGCGTATGACCACAGTAGATAGTTGTTTGATAGTTTGATACTGGTGTATAAAGAAGTAGACTTCCATTAAATTTATATGTTAAACACTATTTTACAAAACATGAATTGGTCCAAACATGCTCAGTAAACTGTAAGCCATTCTAAAAAATGTACTGAAATTATAACAAAAGTCAGAAGTCAGATAATTTAAGAAAAAAGCTGAACTTTTTTATTTGCAGGGACAAACTACTGTTGAATGATTTGAAATGAACAGCTTTAACAGTTAAAGAGTGAAAATATAAAAAGCAGCATTGTTTGCTCTGTAGTACCACTGAAGCTGAAGAAATATGTACAACAAAAAAGGCAAACATAAGAAACACTTCAAAAAAAGCAGTGTTGTTGAAAACATACAATAATTCACGCTCAAGAAATACCCATCGTTTTCATATCTTCATGGGAaagtgtttaaaaaataataataaaaaaacaaagtcCACTTGGACATGAAATAGAATTCAAGAACAGCAAAGGAAAGCAAAAGGCAAATACTTTTCAGATTGTGCATTTTGCTCTTTGAAATTATGCCACTCAGACGAACATATGTATGGGTCCCACATGCATCTTCTCCCAATAAAGTCAGAACTTGTGGTTGGAACAGGACATGTTTCTGATGGGATATGTACATTTGAATGGGAATATGTATTTGTCTAGTGATTTTCCAATCACACCTTATTGGGCGAATAGCAATGCGTTTCCATCTGCCTTAAGGTCatcatgaaaacaaacacaggcaaCAGTTTTGCATAATATGGTACAAGTTGCATAATATATGCAGGCTTGatccaaaaagaaaaaagagaaaataatttACAGCCACAGTTAGGTTGATCAGTTGTTTATATCTCAACATTCTGAGTACAATCAAATTTGGCTTAGCAAATTTACATAGTTTTTAGTTTAATAGAAGACCATCTACCCCCATAGAGGGGCTTTGTAAAAGGCCTTTCACCCGATAATGAAGGGTCTTCATATACTTTTttctatattaatatattacaAATGTGTCAATATTTGAAGAAAATTgcagatttcattttttaataaaataatttatcatCATTGATACAGATtagaattctttttttttacatctacACAAATTAGTTAGAAAATCTTAGTATAAGTTCCTAGCTACATGATAAGCTATAATGCAGACCCACAGTTCTTCAGATAGGTAGGTTTAGTCCAATCCAACTGCTGGAAAACAACCACTGTGTACAAGAAAAGGGCAAACATGGCTCCTTTGATGAACAGGCACATAATAGTAAACTTTTCTTTTTCACATCCCTCTGTTATTGCCCCCAAAATGTAATAAATTAAATTACTGCTGAAGTGaggaataatttaataaaaatgttaaaaatgtgAAATAGTATAGACTATTAAATACGTCTTGTATGCTCATCTTTCCCATTCACAGAAAAGAACAAGGTGTACaaggataaaaaataaaaaaaaaacattaaaggaCAAAATAGAAATGGTTGCATTTGCTGGTTATACAATGCTCCACATCTTTGAATCGGTGTTTAgagaaataaattaaaaaaagaaaactaataAAACTTAAGGAATAAATAAAAAGCGATATTGATAATAGATATTAGTTATACTATCCTTTTTGAATGATTTACAGCGGTAGTATTCTTGGTttgacaataaataaaaaatgctcAGTAATTCTAGCTGGTAAACTTCTGAACTGTTGACCCATCATCAGAGGCAGTTTACAACAATCTCGACTTCAAAGACACAAAAGGAGATGAAGACACGCTCCTCTGCCTTATACTTTTGTTTATTTCATGACTATCTTCAAAGATAAAGTGCTGATTGAGGAGCCTTTGGGGGAACTGTGTACCATATATCAGATTCTTAAGTTTGCCATCATGAGGGATCTGGAGTTCACCTCTAGCTTTGTGATTGAAAAAATTAAGGTTCCTTAAAATTAGGCCTTGAAAATGTTGGCATCGTTTCCGTGGTGAAAAGCCCCATTGAAGAGTCAAGCAAGAGTTCCCATCTAAAGGACAGGTCTCCAAGCGCTTCTTTCAAAAGCTAGAACAATTCCCTGAGGTTCACATTCTGTGATATTGGTAGACTTCCTCCCCCGTGCCCCCTCTGAAGacaatataaattaaatgtagcTGACCAATTAAGCTTCGGGGGAAACCAACTGGGATACCCAGAGCCCTGATCCGTGGGCATAGAGCTTTCAAAAGccaatttttttgttttgttttaccttGCTGGCTTCCCCCATATCAATACAAATATTAGCTACCGATTGGATCATGACTTTAAACATACTGCTCTGCTGAAGTTTCAAAAGGCAAACGAGAAATCTCAATACCAGGAGGGGGCAAGTGACATCAAAGCCATCAAAATGTTTCACATCAAAGTAAATACATGTGTACATCCAGTccccaaagttttttttttttaaatatgtacaaTACTGTCTATTTCACAATCTTGGTTCACATTAGACTTTTACAGATTCCATCACAGACAACTTCATAGCTTCTTCCAGCAATTGATTGTCTGTGAAAGTAGGCGGGGGCTCTGGAACCGATTCTGATAGGCCAATCAGAGACTCCAGGAGGCAGGTCCCTGGGTCATTGCCCTGGGGCAGGTTGGGATAGCTAGGCAACTGGAACTGAAAAAAGTTGTCCATGTGTTCGTACTCCTTGAGGGAGTTGTACAGTGAGCTGGGGCCCAGGCAGGGGAAGCCATCGAAAAACTCCAGGTCCGACTCCGAGGACAGACTCAGGTCCATGTAGCTGGATGAGTGGTCGAACGACGGTGAAGGTGTGTTGGGGACCGTGCAGCTGTGGAATAATGAATTGCCCTGGTTGGCGTTCTCGTCTAAGAGTTCTGACATGGAGGAGGACCTGTTGTCGTCTAGGTCCGCGTGCCTGCCTGAgaatgtggcacacaagttgtCATTGTCCTCCGAACATGTTCCAAAGATGCTGAAGCCAGTTGTAGTCATTGTTGATGACGACTTGGTTCTCTTCTGGCAGTTGTCATTATCATTGGTGCAGTCATGTCGGATGTCACCGTTTCCACAGTTGGCATCCTCACTGTCGGTGTCGGTGAAGCTGAGGATGCGCGTGAGGCCATTCTCGTCCACGTCCAGCGGTGAGTGCTCCCCAACCGCAGGACTCTCCTCAGAGTCCTCACTCTGGCCCGACGAGCTTGACGTGTCCGTCATGTCACTGCTGCAGCTGTTCTCCCCGACCGATGTCAGCTCCGAGCTGAAGTGGAAAGTGGGCACATCGGGCATGGCCGGTGCTGACGTCTGCTGGTGGGTGTGGGACTCCTGCGCGTGATGCTCCTGAGGGGGCGGGGACCGGTCGCCCTGGTCCGAGTGCTCCTCCAGGCGCTTCTCCAGCTCCAGCTTCATGATGGTGTGGATGTAGTGCGTTTGCACGCGGCTCGAGTTGAACTCGATGCGGCCCTCAGTGTTCCCACAGCCGTCCTTTGAGCAGCCACAGGGGAAGGACGAGTGGTCCATCtgagacaaagaaaaaaaacaacaaccaccCAAACATTAAAGACTTAATAATTCAGTTCCATCACATCCCTCTGAGAGCAGCTTTGAAATGTAAACAGTGGTGCATATCATTAATACTAACTACCAATATCCCCTTCTAGGGTAAACAATCAAAAAGATTAAACAATGTCTCTAAATATATTATTACACGGTATGTTTGCACCAGAAAATACAATATCTACAATACCAGAAATATACAACATCTACTTTACAGTTGTACTGAGTTCTAGACACACCTGCAACATGAATAGcctaatgaaagaaaaaaaaccctgatGCACCATCCAGTACTGTTTCGGGTCAGTGTAAATGGTTACAGTTCAATCCTTCAGGATCTCATAGCTACAGGTGTGCTATCTGTCCTGATTtaaggcacaggtggactcctcACCTGGCACTTGATGCCTGCCAGGCTGCAGCTGCAGGTCTCGGGCTCGCAGAACACTTGGCAGTCGCAGCCGCAGTTCTCCCGCGAAAGCCTCAGCTCGTGCAGCTGGCGCTTCTCCTCCTTGTCGATCTTCTTGACGCCGGCAGCCTTGAGCAGTGCGTGTCGCCGTTTGGACGGGAATGGCTGCAGGAAAGAGCCGTCGTCCACGTTCACGCCGCTCAGGTCGATCTCGTCTTCAGGAATGTCGTCCAGCGTCAGCTGGTCGGCCTCTTCCGACTCCTGAGTACCGTTCTTCGTCAGCTGGGGGCAAGGAAAGTCGAGGAAACACTTTAACAAGAGTCTCTAAGCTTAACAGCAAGAGAAGTTACAACAGTCCTCAGGCTGATGTTTTAAATATATGAAATGTTATATTAATACAGTTTTCCTATTAAAGTAAgacaatgaaaaaaatgaaatgactaACAATGAACACTACACCATGATACAgaattattgtgtttgacacaaAAGATGCTTTATTCATTTAGAAGTCACCTGAATAAAAACATGGTCTTAACATGTATgaagaaacaaaaaaagctACCATGAAATCGGAATTTGATCCCTAGAACAAGCAGCTGCCCCCAAACTCACTTTGTGCCTGAGGGCCTCCAGCTTCTCCTCCATCATGCGGTGCTTCATCTTCTCACGCCGCAGGAGGCGCTGTTCCACGGCAAACTCTGCCAGCGTGTAGCTGCGCTGGGCGCTGTGCCTCTGCATCATGCCCAGGGAGCAGCCGCCACGGCTGGGCACGCTGGTGAAGCCTTGGCACCGCGGGAAGAAGTACACCTCCACCTGGTCAAATTGCACGTTGCCTCTCCTCGTCCGTTTTGACTTCTTAAGGATGGACGTtgctggaagagagagaaagggataaaTGTTTAATGCTTTAACAATATTCATGCTTTAACAACCAGAAATCATGCAGGCAAGTATTTGATGTGAAGTTTACCAGTgctgaggggggagagagaatcaAGTAAATCTCTCAAGTAAATGCCCTCCAACTAATGAGACGTTTAAAATTGCGATTTCTCAGAggaccactagatggcagactaCACAAAGCAAAATGAACCACCACTACCATTCCACAGTGAGTACTAGCACTACTGAGGCACTAGTAAGCCTATTAGGTCATGATGACCACAAATCTTGTAAAAACATTCCTCTAAAGACAATGAAAAGATATTTAAGGGTGACGTTCTCAGAATTCACCCGCAAAGGTGATCTGGGATAACCAGCACACTAAGCTTCTCCTCACACAAACAGCCCAGCCAGGAATTTCCCTTTGGCAGGCGGCAACTGTTGGGAGCATCGGAAGCAGAACCGCCAGAATCTCAAACCAGTGTGTAAACGTTTGTaagagcacagcagagcagggAAGGCCAAatgcaagcgcacacacacagagagggagagagagaggctgggaaTAAGAGGCCACTCTGTCCAACTTTATATGCCTCGACAACCCTGACAAacaaccccccaccctcacagCACAACAGGACCACCAGTCATTGTCAACAGCCAGGCAGCACCACTTCTCCCACAGACGCATTTACCCATCAGACACCGGAAGGCCATTTTCATGCGAGACACAGTCAACATAAAAGCTCTATGGAGATCAAAGCACAGCAGGAACACAACATTTGAGCAacagcagcaaaattgggtccctttctctctatgaATTCTAGCACCAGCAGAACTAGAACCAGAACACCAGCTCACTGATTTTCTGTTGACAGATCAGATTATTCCATTCGACTCCAGCTCAGCTTTTTGACATTTTACTCCAAATCTCTCACTGGGAATTCTACTTCATACTCTCTATCCTTGACTGTATTCTTAAGAACACTGGCTTCCTCTCAGTCTAGCTCAGTAAGAAAAAAAGTGTGCCTCAAAAGTCTGTCACATTAATTAAAAATCTGCCAAAAGACGACCACAAGGCTCGACTTCAAAGGCAACCAGAGACAAGCGTGATAATTAAATGTAATAAATCTGTAAAATTAGCTGGCTTCTGCAGCTGGAGACTACTGGTGTGAATATATAAACGCGGACCGGTGGACATGTCTGAACCTGACTCTGATCGCACAGACAGAAGAATTGAGCAGGAATAACTTTTCTTTCTCAGAGACAGACATTCTCTCTAGCGCTACTAGTGAATATGACTCAGGCTGAGCAGCTCTGCAGGGTCTTGACCACATCAGACTCCTGACACATGCTCAgccaccaacaaacacacacctctccagaTTAACTCTCAtctcttacccccccccccctgccgcCATCTCCTCTTGACCTCCTGCAGCACCTGTGCCGAGTGTATGCACAGGCCTCTCGGACAAGGCCCCGTCTGTGCTGGACCGACTGGCTCTTTGCCACACTGACGCTCACTGGCTCTGTGCCCCGTAATCCTGGGAACGTCACAACTGCTTGCCCTTGCTCCCCCGGCCCCCCTCCTCCCATGATTTCTTAGGACGCCATAGAGCATGTGTGCACAGTGGGGGCAGAAAAAGCAGGCCTCAAGTGGCATGGACTCTACACAGAGAACAACAGTCTTTACACAAAGCCACACTGGCTTTTTTGCTGCCAAGCCTTTCCAAAAGGAATGCTACTGCTAAAAAATGTATGGGTCCTTCAAATCCCTTGTTACCAACGTAACTGACATGTGTGTTATTTTGTTAGGCTGCAAGCACAGAGGCAGTGGGTTGCATTTGCAATGTGTAAGTTTAACTACTGCATGGCAATCAGCAGCCGATCTAACCTAGGCCTTATCAGTTGGGACACTGGGAGCCCATTCACAGAGATAAGGACCAGCTTTGTGACGTGTGCTTTCTGTgtgggccgtgtgtgtgtgtgtgtgccgtgtgtgtgtgtgccgtgtgtgcgTGCCGTGTGTGCCAACTaactatggggaaaaaaaaggatGGATGGGACACTTACTGGTTGGAGCTGTTGCCGGCGAGCTAGGGGAGTCCAGCGTGTCAGAAAAGCAGCTCTCGCCATCCGAGTCCCATCCCGCAGAGGAGGTAAGGGACGATGGGGAGGACGAGGAGTAGCACTGGTCATCATCCACCTCGTCAAACTTCCTCTTCAGAACCCCACTCATGGCGGTAGATGATCtgcagcagagagaagagatggagatggaggggggGAAAATACATTAATTATCAATCTTATGTGAGGCTAATGTCATTAGCATAGTAATTACCTTGTTTCTCATTACATACAAACATGCTAATTTGACATCATCAGCAAAAATATGTCATGCCTCaggggcactgtgtgtgtgtgtgtgtgtgtgtaattggtaTGACCATAGCATGTTCTCCCTCCCCAATATGCTTTGTCATCAACTTTGTTATATAAATGGACATGAAGCACAAAGACTCAACTTTAAACACATTTCAAGGCTAATAAACACAACAGCTGCTGGGAACAGGGCCAAGCcaaacccaacccaacccataTAGCCAACAACCTCCAGCAGCGACCTCTGATCAAATCAAACATGTCCAGCAGACCTCCACGCACGCCAAGCCTGTTAAACATTTCCAACAATGGCACTTCCGAGGAGCCAAACTGGGtgttctctctcgctcactggCCTTTCTGATTGGGCACCGCCGAGTGCGTGCTCAGTAGCCCCTTGGAGGCCTCGAGGGGAACAGGAAGCAATCAATCAGGCCAAGTCAACAATTACCAGACCCTTCACCTGCTTACAAATCCAATCAGCCAAACGAAAGCATTGATCAGCAGCGAagaagtgcacacacagagatggcaGCCTAGCACAAGCACCCTCAAAAGGATGTAGCCTTCAGCTCCCCACCTCACACTTAACACACCAGTTTTACACCAGGCATGTTTGGAAGATTCTGTGAGTCTTGCAGGTATGAGCAAGTgagcgtgtgcttgtgtgttgagGCACTCAGAAGTAACTATGCATACAGATTCTGGCATAATAAACATGATTGTTATGCAACTCCACTGAACGCAGTttccttccctcccctctccagcTGCAGAAGGAGAAGCCGCTTGTTCAGCAGTAAAAACAATCAATCCTTTGAGGGGAACGAGAAGGGCTCGGTCACTAGGCGGTCACCCCTCTCTCTGAGCAAAGCCTCCTGacgagtgagcgagagagagagagagaatcagcaTCTGCCGCTGAATAATCTGTTGATTTTTCCACCGGAGGTCACTACACTGCTGTCTGCTCACTCcttcatacagacagacacagagacagagacagagatcaaTTTGTTTACAAACTCTGCCTCTTTTTTTGTCCCTACGACTGCACCTGCTGACCCAGCCAGTGTCTGGACTCTGAAGAAGACAGGAGTACAGAGGCTCGGATACAGAATACTAGGATGATCATGACTATTAAGACGTGCAAGATCTCAGGATTATGCATTGTGTGTCCAaaaacaaggacacacacagggtttccTTTTGACCTCGTCTCCTGGGCTCAAGTTGTTGTTATTGCCTCTTTAGAGCTTGTAAGTCTgtctctcagtcacacacacatacacacacctccctccagTGTCCTAATTAACTGCACAGCCCCGTGTCTTTGAAGCCCTCTCGTGTTCAACAGCCTCATAAACAGATGTGACGTCTGTTCTTAGGCCATCAAGGCAATGAAATCATGTTCGTTTCCAGGGACCACAACCGAAGAACGCATGTTCCTGAAAGGCTGGAATCTGGGTGATAAATAAAGCTTGCAAATGACCCAGTCTGTCAAGTGAGTGCATGACTGACTGGTTCCCTGGCCGACTGTCTACTCCACCACACttccaggaaaaaaaaatgagacgGTCAAGACTTCAAGATGAGATCGTCATCAGTAAGGTCTGTACACAACGTctcaccccctccatgccaaACCCCTCCCAGACAAGAAAACACACTCTACTGAAGATGACGCATACTAATAAAGATTCTCAGACAAGTGACTCACTAGTGGGTACAGACTAGAGAACATTTAGggagataaataaacaaaccagACACTTTGTAACAAGAGATCCCTTCTGTTGAATCTCCTtctaaatgtgttttagtcagtAGAAGCTAAGTAGCAGAGAAACAGCAGGAGGGCACAGAGGGAGGCATGTGAGGTCACCAATGTGTCAGACGGCGAGACACTGTCAGTGTCATCTGTACCCCAGGCTGCACTGCcaagctctcacacacaggagGTGCCAGGGCCAAGGTGTTCCCATCCAGCAGCCAAATCTTCCTTACACCCCCTACCGCCTGCTCACCCGCCCCAGTGTCTTTCAAGGAACTGTAAATCCGCATGGGACTCAACGCCTGAGTGGCCTTATCTGCCTGTATTACGTAAGCATCCCCACagcaaacaataaaaaaaataataattgccTGGTACTTCAAAGCCCCCTCTCCATGCGCCACGGTGTATCTGCCGCCACAGTCAATGTGAGGCGTTACGCAAGGCCAGCAGCAGCGCATGGCCACAGCACAAGACACGCGCAGGGCACGGACTGAGACCAATGGGGTGGCCTCGCTCATAACGCTGAGCATGCACCGATTCAGCACTACGGCACCCTTGTTTAGACAACCAAAGGCTTTATATACACTCACTATATATAGTGATATGTTGAGTGAGCTGCCAAGGAGGCAGTGACAAAGACTCAAGGACTTCCTCTGTGAAGTAAAAAAGACTGATCACAATCTTCTCATTTGACTATGAAATCGTACCTGTATACTTTTTCCAACCACAGACTAATCTCCAGGCATTTGCATTCAGCTTTATCAGGGCTCCAAAGCCTGGAGTGTATGGATCACCAAGCCTCTCCCAAAACAAAAAGTTAAGAGACACAAGCCCTTCCATTCAATGTAACAttgacacaccaacacacacatttgtgtaaagAGGACAGACAAAACTGCAAGGATGGATGCCCctgagggaggaaggagggagagaagggagagagagagagagagagagagagagagagagagctgaggagtTTTAATTAAAGGCAGTGGCCATAGAGGGAGGGCAAGGGAGAGtgaaaggaggaggggagagagtgggggCCATCTATGGTGTCAGAACTGGGTCATTGTCTTTTGACTGCAGCCTACCTGACACATTGATTTGTTAATCTTGTTCAACGGGCAGAAACAATGAAGAGGAGCTAATCCcaaagagcgagggagagagaggtgaagagaggaggggaaggggggtTGAGGACATAATCTTACAGTCTGAGAGAGTCACGTCTGGGGTCCCTCACCCCCTCCAGCACAACCACGTGGATTGAGAAGGATGCAGAAAGAGATGCAACATAATGAACAAATTAAAAGAAAACATGGACACTGAGGACCTCATGTGGAGGCTGCGGAGGACGAGACCTTTCGCCAGGCCCTGGAGATGAGAGGGATCTGATCAGACAGGCGAGATGGGGGAACAGCAAGCGATTTCGCTACTCCATAAATTATGCATCGCTGTCATTCCATCAAGCTGCTAAGACAGAGCAATAAAAAGGCAGaggcaacacagacacacaccataaGATGAGGTATTCCCAGCGGTCATCCATCTGAGAAAGATAAATCTCACGCAGGGGGCAATGAAAATAAAAGGGTTGTCCACTGgaggagctcacacacacacacacacacacacacacacctctgatcaGGTCAGCAGGGTAGGTTGAGATGACTCTGCCTAGATGTTACAAACAGAGGCTGGTGGTATGCTTTCACAAACTCTCTGTTCTGCGCAACAAAAGAACACTGGGGAACTGTGAAAACCTTTTGGCAGTGATCCAGAGTATAAAAatatcccccttctctctccct is part of the Alosa alosa isolate M-15738 ecotype Scorff River chromosome 16, AALO_Geno_1.1, whole genome shotgun sequence genome and harbors:
- the csrnp1b gene encoding cysteine/serine-rich nuclear protein 1b; this translates as MSGVLKRKFDEVDDDQCYSSSSPSSLTSSAGWDSDGESCFSDTLDSPSSPATAPTTTSILKKSKRTRRGNVQFDQVEVYFFPRCQGFTSVPSRGGCSLGMMQRHSAQRSYTLAEFAVEQRLLRREKMKHRMMEEKLEALRHKLTKNGTQESEEADQLTLDDIPEDEIDLSGVNVDDGSFLQPFPSKRRHALLKAAGVKKIDKEEKRQLHELRLSRENCGCDCQVFCEPETCSCSLAGIKCQMDHSSFPCGCSKDGCGNTEGRIEFNSSRVQTHYIHTIMKLELEKRLEEHSDQGDRSPPPQEHHAQESHTHQQTSAPAMPDVPTFHFSSELTSVGENSCSSDMTDTSSSSGQSEDSEESPAVGEHSPLDVDENGLTRILSFTDTDSEDANCGNGDIRHDCTNDNDNCQKRTKSSSTMTTTGFSIFGTCSEDNDNLCATFSGRHADLDDNRSSSMSELLDENANQGNSLFHSCTVPNTPSPSFDHSSSYMDLSLSSESDLEFFDGFPCLGPSSLYNSLKEYEHMDNFFQFQLPSYPNLPQGNDPGTCLLESLIGLSESVPEPPPTFTDNQLLEEAMKLSVMESVKV